The window CCTGCTCCTGGATGTCCTCTCCCGCTTAGGTCTGCCTGCCCCCAAGCGCCATATCAAGGTCTCAACCGCCATGACCCTTGCTACCGTGCTGGAGAATATCTACAAGTTCCTGGGCATAGCCAAGGAACCACCCATTACTCGCTACGGCATCAGCGTCCTGGCCCATTCAAAGACCTTTAATGTAGAAAAGATGCTTCGGGATTTCGGCCCGCCATCTGTTTCGATGCGCGAAGGGGTTGAACGCTATATTCAATGGAAGATGCAAGATGCTGCTTGCTGAGCTTGCCTTTCTCTATCTGCTCGTCCTGTTCTGCAAGTCACAGGCTGCACTCCGCTTTCTCAGGACCTATCCTCAGCCAAAAACAGCCGTTCCTCTTGAGCAGGTAGCCATCTTCCAGCCCATCCTCAGCGGTGACCCCACGCTGGAACAGACCCTTGCCGCCAATATAGTTCCCCTGCACGGCGCAACCTTTTACTGGCTTGTTGATGACGATGACCTGGAGGCCCATATCATCGTTAATAACATCGTTGATGCCCTCAGAGAACAATCCCCAGAGGCAACTATTATCAAGCAGAGCTTTCCTGCCGCACCAGAAGGAATAAACCCCAAGCTCTTTAAAATCAATCAGGCCCTTTCCTCCTGCCAGCAGCAATACTGCGTTATCCTGGATGATGACACCAGGCTTCCCTATCCCACCCTACAAGGTCTTATCGTAGCCCTCCAGGATTGCAGCCTGGCAACAGGCTTGCCCCAATACAGATCGAACGGTAACTTCCCTTCCGCCTTACTCGCCGCCTTTGTCAACAACAACGCCTCTATGACCTATCTCTCCACGCTCCTGTTCATGGAACCCATCACCATCAACGGGATGTGCTATGCCTTTCAGCGGGAGAAGTTTGCTGCCTGGGGCGGCTTCCAATCGGTTCTCCATCATCTCACAGATGACCTTGCTGTGGCCGGGATGGTGCTGGCACAGGGAGGAACAATTCGCCAAATCCCTGCTCGACAAATCATCCAGACTCATCTACCCGGCATGCGCGCCTATTTCCGCCAGATGCACCGCTGGTATGTCTTTGCCAATATTCTTTTTGCCCAGCAGCCGTTACGAATCAAAGCCCTGTTAACCGTCTTGCACGGGATACCGCCACTGCTGCTTGCAGCCCTTTTCGTGGGTTCTCTCTTTGCTCCGTCACTGCTCCATAGCGGGATTATTCTCTGCACCCTGGCCCTGCGGCATTGCATCATCATGCAGCATAACGAGCAGCAAAAGGCTGGTGACCTCAGATCGTTCCTTCTCTCCCTCCTCTCAGAACTGCTCCAAAGCCTGCATTACCTCCATGCCCTCTTGTCCCGGCGCATACGCTGGCGGAGCCGCATCTATACAGTCCTTGCCAGCGACAAATTTAAGAGCGTGTAGATGGAAAGGGTGATGGGAACGGCAGGTCTTGGGGCGATCTTTTTGACAGGCCAAAGCGATAAACGCAGTTGCAGTCTCATCCCTGCCCAAGAGCAGACCGCCGAGGCCTTACGCAAGCTGGGTCTTGATGTTTACCCGCTGAACTTTCCCTATCAGGAACAGATGGCTCCTTATCAAAAGGTTCCTATCATTCGAGCAAGCATAGCGAATCTGCATATGTACTTGCAGTCACGACAAGAGGAGTTTGCCTCCAAACATCGCCCCCAATTTTGCGAAAGGATCTCGCAACACACCTTCACTCTGGTGCTTGCAGGCAGTTGTGGACTGGAGATAATCAATAATCTATGTTTATCTGATGAGATAAAGAAGAAACTCCATATCTTCGCCTATGGACCCGTTGCCCGTAAGCAGCCTGATATCAGCTGCACCCTAGTGCAGGGCAGACGTGATTGGCTCTCAAAATACTTCTTTTCCCAGGTGGATCTTATTGTGGACTGCGGACATATGGATTATCTCCAATCACCGGAGGTTCTCAGGGTTCTTAAAGAAACGGCTCTGCACTTACAGGAGGAAATAAACACCCCCGCCCCAAAGGGCGGGGTATCCACTCAAAATGCCCTGCTGTTACCTCGCAGTCAGCAGAATATCAGAGTTAACCAGGAGTAAGACCTCACCATGAAACGTGGTCAAATAGATCTCCTCGCTCCCCCCTTTAAGGGCCATCTCCATCCCATCCTGGCAATGGGCAGGCTTTTGGCGCCATACTATGATGTCTGCGTGCTTTCCTCCGCAGCAACGCAAGCCGATATAGAAGCGGCCGGACTCAAGGCCATCATCCTGGAATCTATTGATGACAAGGTGCTGATGGACATCGTCAGCCCGCCCTATGTGGTCGGCAACTCGCCCTTGGCCTTACGCAAGCAGTTCAGCGGCGTCCTGCCTTTTCTCCAGGGGCTCTCTCAAGAGCTTGAGCAGATATATTCCACCCGTCGGCCTGATCTCATGATAGCAGATTTCGTCATTCCGGTAGCAGGCCTGGTTGCTGATAGATTTAATATCCCTTGGTGGACAAGCATTCCGCCTACCTGTGTCCTGGAAGGCCCGGATGGACCTCCGGCCTATCTTGGCGGCTTGCAACCCGCAACATCGCCGCTCGGCGAACTGAGAAATTTCCTGGGGAGAAAACTGGTCCGAGTGTTCAAGCGGGTCATCTTTCGCTGCTATGCCAAAGAGATCAAAGGGCTTGGTTTGCAACAGGTCTATCGCAAGGATGGCAGCGAGGCCATCTATTCATCCCGGCGTATTCTCTGCCTAAGTCATCAGGGGCTGGAGTTCACCCACAACTGGCCGCCTCAGGTATCACTCATCGGCCCCATGCTCTACAGTCCGCCGATCAGCTCTTTGCGGCCGGATTTCCTTGCAGGCAAGAAGTATATTCTGGTGACTCTGGGAACTCATGTTGATACACAAAAAGATCGGGTCTGCGCGGCAGTTGAGCAGGTCGTGGAGAAATTCCCTGATTATGTGTTCCATTTTACTGATGGGCATAGCGAAACCCAATCCATGCGCAAGATTAACGAGCAACTTTACCGTTTTTCCTATATTAATTATCAGGAGCATATCGCGTCATACGATCTGGTAGTGCATCATGCGGGAACAGGAATTTTATATCATTGCCTGCTCAATGGAATTCCGTCTCTTGCCTATCCTGTTGATTATGATCAGTTTGATTATGCTGCACGACTGGAGTATCATGGCTTCAGTATTTGGTTGAAAGATATCAACAAGCTGGACAAGGCATTAGCCACGGGATTGGCGTCTGAGGAGATGAAATCCAGGGTTAAAGAGTTTGCTGGGATCTTGCGAGATACGGTCGATGCTGGTGAGCTATTAGATTTGGTGAGGGAGCATATGTCTTCCAGTGCTGTGGAAACGCATGATCTTTCCGGGAGCCCAAGAGGGAAGATATAACTTGTTTATAATGATGCTAACAGGTTATACAAGAGTTGTTAGCTATCAACAGAAGGTTGTTTATTACAAACAAAAGGTTCGTAGCTATCAAGAGAAGGCTGTTAAGAGCTAACAAGAGGTTATTTGCTCTAAACAAGGAGCTGTTTGTTATAAACAAAGAGTTCTTGGTTAATAAGAGAAGGTTGTTTGTTCTAAACAAAAGGTTCGTGGTTATCAAGAGAAGGTTATTGGTAGCTAACAAGGAATTGTTTGCTCTTAACAGAAGGTCGTTGGTTACGAACAAAAGGTTGTCGGCTATCAAGAGAAGATGATTTATTCGTAATAAAGAACCATTGATGAAATTAAGTCCGCTCTAACTTTTTTTATAGGCATCCATTTCGAAAAAATGAATAAAATTTTAATAAGTGCTGCTCTTGGAGCTATTATGAGGAAGTTATGAAAATAATATTTGATTCAGAAATTGCGGAAGCAATTGAGAAATGTTCGCCCGAATATATTGCTGTTGCATATATTGGCAAGGACTGGAGGCAGTTTATCCCTAAACCTTCAAGGTTAAAAAGCGTTATCATCTCGCCGACTCTAGGTACTAATCCAAGAGCAGTGACTGATATGGTCAATGAGTTAGGATGGGACAAAATTGAGTTTCTGGATGAATTGCACGCAAAACTATACTTAGGTAAAAGCAGCGCTGTAACGGGCAGCTCAAACTTAACGAAAAATGGTTTGTCTGGTGAAGGCTTGCAGGAACTCTGCATTGCCACCAATAACGATAGCCATTTAAAAAAATTTAAAATTTTTTTCGATAAGATGAAAGTTGAAGCCTCATCTTCTTATCCAGACATCAAAAAAAAGAAACAGAAATTGAATGAACTGTACAGCGTTTGGAATAAAGCTGTCTCGCATGGGTTAGCTGTACAGGATCAACCTGTTGCTAAGTTTGAAGATTTTGATTTGTTATCTAATGACCAATTCTACATAACTTGGTATCAAAATGCAGATTGTAAACATTCTGATGAGTTGCAAGCAATTAAAGAGTTTATCGATGATGAAATACACTTCTTACCTGAAGATAATATCCAAAAAAATAAATGGGTATTAATGTGGAGAATAACTAACACTGACACAGCTGACAAGCGAACCAACCCTCGATGGCTGTATATACATGAATTATTCAAAGGTGGTATCACCGAATCAAACTATAAATACACGACAGCAGCTATTCAGCGTAATGATCTTGAGAAACCATCAGAGCCATTTGAGTTGACTAAGGATGTCATTAACGCGCTAAAAGAAGCAGTAGAAAAAAAATCAAATAGAGATTACTTCGTGCAAGGTGATCTATACGAGACAAAAAAGGCACAAGAAAAACTAGGTCAGCTCGTTACAGACATGAAGAACATTATTGGCAAACAAACCCTTTAAGAATGATTAGCAATGTGTGGCACGTTTACCATGCGCTACTCATACCTTACTTAATAGGACGTTCGGCGCCAAACACATGCGTCGCCTTGCATGATCAGTAAGGTGATAAGTTCAATTTAATCCTTAGCTTTCTATAAGCGTATTCCCTTTTCGCACAGTGGTGTTTTCAATTATCTAGCGCGTGCTAGGCCGAACCATCGTACATGCAATTGACAAAATATGGCATGAATACTATCTGAAATCGCCAGCTCTTATAAGAAGCAAGATAGCAACGAAGAAGACAATCATATGAGCACTAACCAATCATTATCACGAGAAAACATTCGCAGAGTCCGCAAACTCGAAGACGCCTTGCATGCTCTTCAAGAGAAAAAACAAACGTCTTTTTCTATCACCAAGCTAACGAGCATCAAAAGCCTGTGTCAGGAAGAATTCTTCAGAAAAGAATACTGCCGTTATCTGGCATCAGTCGTCATAGAAGATGCAAAGATGTCAGATAATAATAAAAACGATCTAAGCAAGTTGTTTCATGACGCGCAGCATGCGATTACGGACCTTACAACGCATACCGATGAAGGCGACGAAGCTGCTGCTGAAAGAACACTCTCCCAGCTTATAAATTTTCAAAACGAGCACAAAAGAGTTAAATCGTATACCATCAGAATCATAAAGAATAGCAGGCTCATAATCATGGAGGACATTCTTCGTTGCCTCCTTGCATACAGAACAGATACCGCGACAGCGTACGCTTATGATGCCACAAGAAGTTATGTTGAAAAATATAATCCTCGTTATGGCACAGGCCTGAATGTAGACTCAATCCCAATGCTGGAAAAAGTCATCCAGTTTTGGAAAAGATATGAGAAGTAGCATAGCTCATGACCCCAGAAATAGTCTACGGAGATATCCTCAAACAAGACGTAGAGGTCATCGTCAATGCCTGGAACAGGAATATCATTCCCTGGTGGTTACTCCTGCCTCAGGGCGTCTCAGGAGCAATAAAAAAGAAGGGCGGTTACGCCCCCTTCAAAGAACTCGCCAAGTTTGGCCCGATCCCTTTAGGCGAAGCAAGACGAACATCAGCAGGTACCCTGCCCTTTCAGGCTATTATCCATGTGGCAGGAATCAACATATTCTGGGTGGCAACACAATATTCGGTTAGCAACGCCGTCAAGAATGCAATGAATATCGTGAAGAAAGAAGGCTACCGAAGCGTCGCCTTTCCTCTTATTGGAGCTGGGTCAGGGAATAGAAACCAAGAGTGGTCATTGGGTTTAATGCTTGAAACGTTCAAGCAGATTGAGACACCGGCCAGGGTAGCAATAGTACGATACAGAAAAAACACCTGATAACAATTGGCTGAACCGATACGCCATCACTAATAGTTGCACAACAAAATAAGGAAGTTATTTATGTCTGTTGTATGTGGAGTCATAAAAGATAATCAAGTAGCAATATCATGCGATACACAAGCAAATTGCGGATCGTTAATTCTATCAGCAGCGCATCGTATCAATTCAACAAAATTATTGAAAGTAAACGGGAGTATTATTGGTATAGTTGGTTGGAGTGCAGTGTCAGATATGATTGAACATTTAATCATTAGCAATGAAAAATTATTTCAGTTTGCTGATCGTATGGAAATTTTTTCTTCTCTTCTACGCCTTCACCAGGAAATGAAAGAAAATTATTATTTAGAGACAAATGAAGAAGATGACCAACCCGTAGAATCAAACCAACTGAGCGCGATAATAATCAATAAAAATGGACTATTTAGCACCGCAAGCTATAGAGAGGTCAACCAATATAGGACATATTGGGCAATTGGCGCCGGAAATCAGCTCGCTTTAGGAGCAATGCATGCGTTATATGATAAACCGTTTACAGCCAAAGAAATTGCTGAGGCAGGCGTTCTGGCAGCTGTCGAGTTTGAAGAATCATGTGGCCTGCCGCTCCAAACTGAAGTACTCAACCTGACCAACAACTCTATGAAATTAACCTGGGGACACAAATGAACTTTGTCGAACCATTAGTGTGGTATATAGCCTTTCTCTTCTCCGCAACAGTACACGAGGCTGCGCATGCCTGGACAGCAAAAATGGGTGGTGACTTAACGGCCTATGAAGGCGGACAGGTTTCTCTTGATCCGATACCACATATTAAAAGAGAGCCAATAGGCATGACAGTACTCCCTATTATCACCTCAATTATCACAGGTTGGCCCTTTGGCTATGCCAGTGCGCCATATAATCCATATTGGGCCTCTCGCTATCCACATAAAGCCGCATGGATGGCTTTAGCTGGTCCAGCTTCAAACCTCGCGATTGTCCTCCTCTGCATGGCTACGGCATGGATCGGCATCCTGCTCGGTTTCTTTCAAGTACCAATGCATGTGCGCTATACCAGCATTGTTGCTGCTGGCTCAACAGACCTCTCCGGCTCAGTGGCATTTATTCTCAGCATCTTATTCACACTCAATTTGGTCATGACAATTTTAAACCTGATCCCACTCCCACCACTAGATGGCAGCGCGGCTATTACGCTTTTTATGAGCGAAGAACAGGCAAGAAATGTTCAGGAAATGCTCAACAACTCACCTTTTCGCTTTCTCGGTTTATTCATAGCTTGGAAAATTTTCGATCCAGTTTTTAATGCTCTTTTCGTTCTCATAATGAACATAATGTACCCAGGTTCGTATTCATAAAGACATAATCACCGAACGTCCTTCGTGCCCCCTCAGGCTGAGGAAACAAAACATGAAAATTCGTTTGACCCATTCCCCGGTCACGTTCATAATGGAACGAGCAACCCAAGCAAGACCTGCTCACCTGCGCTTTACGTAAAAACACAAAGGACTTTTCCGAGGATAACAATATGCCAAGCGGTATTTTTGCAATTTTAGACGACATAGCCATGCTGCTGGACGATGCCTCTGCCATGAGCAAGATAGCAGCAAAGAAGACAGCTGGCATCCTGGGCGATGATTTGGCCGTTAATGCGGAAAAAGCAACCGGCTTTCATGCCTCACGGGAACTCCCGGTCATCTGGGCCATCACCAAGGGCTCCCTACTCAATAAAGTCATCATCCTGCCCATAGCTCTTGTCCTGAGCACCTATATGGATTGGCTCATCGTCCCTATCCTCCTGCTGGGTGGCGCTTATCTCTGCTTTGAGGGAGCGGAAAAAATTTACGAGTGGCTGGTTCATCGTTTTTTTCACAAAGCGCATGAAGAAGGGGGACACCCGAGTGGCTCTAAAAAACTCACGGAAAAAGAAAAAATACGCTCCGCCATCAGGACCGACTTCATTCTTTCCATAGAAATCATCGTTATCACCCTGGAATCAGTCATTGATCAAAAAATGCTCATACAGCTTCTGGTCGTCAGTTTTGTGGCATTATTAGCCACAGTGGGGGTCTATGGTCTTGTTGCTTTGTTGGTTAAGCTTGACGACATGGGCTTTTATCTGGTTCAGTATGCTCAGTCAATGACTGGATCAATGGCCAGGATACTGGCCAAGACTGGTAAGATCCTCATTGCCTCATTGCCTAAAATCATCAGGTTCCTCGAATTTGTGGGCACGGTTGCTATGCTCCTTGTCGGCGGAGGCATGTATGTACATAATATTCATGTGGTTCATGACGGACTCCATTTCATGCCTGAAATGCTTGCCAGCTTTCTTGCAGGCCTGATCGTTGGCTTTCTTGTCCTGTTCGTCCTCCACTTTGCTCCAAAAATAATGAAAAAATGAAAATACACCTTTATCAGGTTATTGTTGTTGCTATTTCCTCAGTCATGCTCTATCTGGGCATCAAGGAATTTATAAATAGGGAAACTGGCCAGACCCTTCTCAAACTTTTCGTTCGCCTGGCTGTTTGGGGAGGCATGGGATTAATTGCTATCTATCCTGACTTCACCCTGATTATCGCCAGAGTTATGGGGGTGGTTGATAATTTTAATGCAGTTGTTCTCATGGGTTTCCTGATGGTTTTTCTGATGCTGTTTAAGCTCTTATCAGCCATTGAAAAAATAGAGCAGAATGTCTCTGAAATTACGCGCAAAGAGGCCCTGCACGCAGCGCATAATCGTATAGAAGAACTCCGCAAGGAGATTAAGGCGCAGAAAAAAAACGAGGAGAATGAATGACAAAAAAAACGCAATCTCATAGATCTTAACCAGGTTTACCCGTAGTATTTGTGCTAAACAGTAAGAGACTGTACCACTTCACTTAACCCACAAACCGGAGAACACAAGATGATTGATCGAAGAGAGTTCCTGAAAACCAGTGCTGTTGCAGCTTCTGCCCTTGCTATTACCTCAGGCTCCAAAGTATTTGCCGCCGAGGCAGGCGGGTCCTGCCATGCGGGCATCGTGTACACAAAAGACAGCCAGGGGCAATGGGAAGGCAAGGCAGGTAGCCATGCCCCGGAGGTCACAGTGGAAAAAGGCAAGGTCTCCATCGTCACTGTGCATCCCATGACCGAGCCCCATTTCATTGTCCGGCACACGCTCGTCCTTGCAGATGGCAAGGTTATCGGCATGAAGACCTTCACTGCTGCGGACAAGCCGGAGTCAAGCTTTACCCTGCCGGAAGGCTACACAGGGAAAGCTTACGCTACCAGCTTCTGTAACCTGCATGACTTATGGGTAACCGAATTCACGGTCTGACCCTGAATGTTCGACAATAACTCGCTCTACCGGCAGGAGAACATGGCGTTGTCCTGCCGTTGATGTCCATGAAAGGTTCTGCCCCTGTTCTTTTCTTCTGTGCCGTCCTGTGCCTGACGGGATGTCTGTTTATTTTCCCTCTGCAAAAGGACAAGATGGTTCTTGCCAAGGCAAGTCAGGAGCCTATCCAGCCCATCCATAAAACCAGCCTGAGCCTGTACTCTGCCGGAGCGGATTTTCTTGATACCCCCTTTATCCGTGCCTTCACCAGCCTTGATTGCAGCAAAATATCGACTTTCTTTACCAAAGGCATAGGCCAGCAACTCCAAACCCATGCCCAGTCACTGGCGCCCCAGGAATTGATTTCTCATCATGCGATGGCAGTCCTGGAGCTACCCAATGCGGCAGCAGTAGGTCAAAGCTTTCTCGATTCTCGTTTTGGAAAGACACTGAATGATATAAAATGGCATACTATTCTTCAACGACTCAAAATAAAGCGCAGTTTGAGCCAACCCTTGGCACGGAGTTCCTCCAGCCTGATGCATCTACTGACGCATGCCTCCTTTTCCCAGGTCTTTTCCCGACGCCTCTTTCTTGCCCAACTCCCGGCTCTGCCCTCTCTCTTTGGCGAGGAACAGCGTCATCCCCTCATGGAAAACCAGCTCTTCATCCTGGACCCCGGCCAGGATGATCCAGAAAAACTTCTTTCTACCCTGCTGACTATTCCCCAAGGAAGACAAAATAGTCTCAAATACTTAGGACTTACGATTCATACTTTCAGGTCCAAGAGAAAACCAACCCTCTATATAGCGAAAGTAGGGGATAAAATTATTCTTTCCTTTGCCCCTAAGTCAATGAAGGAAAGCATCAGCCTTTATCTTAACCATCTTTTTCAGCGACCGAACAACCTTCTGCTCAACCAGGAATACAGGGGACTTGCAGAGCAAAAAACGAAAGAAACTGATTTCTTTTTCTATGCAGATCTTTTTCGCCTGAAATTGCATTTCAGCCTGCTCTTTGCTCAGTTGGGCTCACAAAAGAGCAGTCAAAAGACTCTCAATCGCCCCTGGGCAGCAGGTGTACGGAGCCTCGGCATGTATCATCAGAGAAACAATAAGACTGATGAACTGAAAACTCTCGTCCGTTTTTCCCAGGAGCAACTCGACCCTTTCCAGCGCCACATTTACTCCACCCCACCCTCTCTCAGCCAAAGTTTCCAAGAAGTCCCTG is drawn from Candidatus Electrothrix aestuarii and contains these coding sequences:
- a CDS encoding MFS transporter, which gives rise to MSVVCGVIKDNQVAISCDTQANCGSLILSAAHRINSTKLLKVNGSIIGIVGWSAVSDMIEHLIISNEKLFQFADRMEIFSSLLRLHQEMKENYYLETNEEDDQPVESNQLSAIIINKNGLFSTASYREVNQYRTYWAIGAGNQLALGAMHALYDKPFTAKEIAEAGVLAAVEFEESCGLPLQTEVLNLTNNSMKLTWGHK
- a CDS encoding glycosyltransferase; the encoded protein is MLLAELAFLYLLVLFCKSQAALRFLRTYPQPKTAVPLEQVAIFQPILSGDPTLEQTLAANIVPLHGATFYWLVDDDDLEAHIIVNNIVDALREQSPEATIIKQSFPAAPEGINPKLFKINQALSSCQQQYCVILDDDTRLPYPTLQGLIVALQDCSLATGLPQYRSNGNFPSALLAAFVNNNASMTYLSTLLFMEPITINGMCYAFQREKFAAWGGFQSVLHHLTDDLAVAGMVLAQGGTIRQIPARQIIQTHLPGMRAYFRQMHRWYVFANILFAQQPLRIKALLTVLHGIPPLLLAALFVGSLFAPSLLHSGIILCTLALRHCIIMQHNEQQKAGDLRSFLLSLLSELLQSLHYLHALLSRRIRWRSRIYTVLASDKFKSV
- a CDS encoding DUF2304 domain-containing protein, encoding MKIHLYQVIVVAISSVMLYLGIKEFINRETGQTLLKLFVRLAVWGGMGLIAIYPDFTLIIARVMGVVDNFNAVVLMGFLMVFLMLFKLLSAIEKIEQNVSEITRKEALHAAHNRIEELRKEIKAQKKNEENE
- a CDS encoding desulfoferrodoxin family protein, giving the protein MIDRREFLKTSAVAASALAITSGSKVFAAEAGGSCHAGIVYTKDSQGQWEGKAGSHAPEVTVEKGKVSIVTVHPMTEPHFIVRHTLVLADGKVIGMKTFTAADKPESSFTLPEGYTGKAYATSFCNLHDLWVTEFTV
- a CDS encoding DUF808 domain-containing protein; this translates as MPSGIFAILDDIAMLLDDASAMSKIAAKKTAGILGDDLAVNAEKATGFHASRELPVIWAITKGSLLNKVIILPIALVLSTYMDWLIVPILLLGGAYLCFEGAEKIYEWLVHRFFHKAHEEGGHPSGSKKLTEKEKIRSAIRTDFILSIEIIVITLESVIDQKMLIQLLVVSFVALLATVGVYGLVALLVKLDDMGFYLVQYAQSMTGSMARILAKTGKILIASLPKIIRFLEFVGTVAMLLVGGGMYVHNIHVVHDGLHFMPEMLASFLAGLIVGFLVLFVLHFAPKIMKK
- a CDS encoding site-2 protease family protein, with protein sequence MNFVEPLVWYIAFLFSATVHEAAHAWTAKMGGDLTAYEGGQVSLDPIPHIKREPIGMTVLPIITSIITGWPFGYASAPYNPYWASRYPHKAAWMALAGPASNLAIVLLCMATAWIGILLGFFQVPMHVRYTSIVAAGSTDLSGSVAFILSILFTLNLVMTILNLIPLPPLDGSAAITLFMSEEQARNVQEMLNNSPFRFLGLFIAWKIFDPVFNALFVLIMNIMYPGSYS
- a CDS encoding macro domain-containing protein; amino-acid sequence: MTPEIVYGDILKQDVEVIVNAWNRNIIPWWLLLPQGVSGAIKKKGGYAPFKELAKFGPIPLGEARRTSAGTLPFQAIIHVAGINIFWVATQYSVSNAVKNAMNIVKKEGYRSVAFPLIGAGSGNRNQEWSLGLMLETFKQIETPARVAIVRYRKNT
- a CDS encoding phospholipase D family protein, which codes for MKIIFDSEIAEAIEKCSPEYIAVAYIGKDWRQFIPKPSRLKSVIISPTLGTNPRAVTDMVNELGWDKIEFLDELHAKLYLGKSSAVTGSSNLTKNGLSGEGLQELCIATNNDSHLKKFKIFFDKMKVEASSSYPDIKKKKQKLNELYSVWNKAVSHGLAVQDQPVAKFEDFDLLSNDQFYITWYQNADCKHSDELQAIKEFIDDEIHFLPEDNIQKNKWVLMWRITNTDTADKRTNPRWLYIHELFKGGITESNYKYTTAAIQRNDLEKPSEPFELTKDVINALKEAVEKKSNRDYFVQGDLYETKKAQEKLGQLVTDMKNIIGKQTL
- a CDS encoding glycosyltransferase, whose amino-acid sequence is MKRGQIDLLAPPFKGHLHPILAMGRLLAPYYDVCVLSSAATQADIEAAGLKAIILESIDDKVLMDIVSPPYVVGNSPLALRKQFSGVLPFLQGLSQELEQIYSTRRPDLMIADFVIPVAGLVADRFNIPWWTSIPPTCVLEGPDGPPAYLGGLQPATSPLGELRNFLGRKLVRVFKRVIFRCYAKEIKGLGLQQVYRKDGSEAIYSSRRILCLSHQGLEFTHNWPPQVSLIGPMLYSPPISSLRPDFLAGKKYILVTLGTHVDTQKDRVCAAVEQVVEKFPDYVFHFTDGHSETQSMRKINEQLYRFSYINYQEHIASYDLVVHHAGTGILYHCLLNGIPSLAYPVDYDQFDYAARLEYHGFSIWLKDINKLDKALATGLASEEMKSRVKEFAGILRDTVDAGELLDLVREHMSSSAVETHDLSGSPRGKI